The following proteins come from a genomic window of Astatotilapia calliptera chromosome 11, fAstCal1.2, whole genome shotgun sequence:
- the itga10 gene encoding integrin alpha-10 isoform X1 has product MELRKYLLCLEFILLLKELCQCFNIDVKHPRIFTGPEDALFGFSVLQHEADGEKSMLVGAPWDGPPNNRKGDVYKCSVGREKNSSCNKVNLGETALQNVSKNLRNSHLGMTLTPTSPDGFLACAPLWSQECGTSMFSTGICASVSDDLEPRETIAPTAQRCSTYMDIVIVLDGSNSIYPWYEVQNFLSNILSKFHISSDQMQVGILQYGEVAVHEWSLKDYQTTQEVVEAAKNISRQEGRETRTAYAIETACTEAFSPERGAREGATKVMIVVTDGESHDGDELEGALEKCEERNITRYAIAVLGHYIRRQQDPETFIKEIKFIASDPDDKYFFNVTDEAALNDIVDALGDRIFTLEGTLGYNESSFHMEMSQIGFSTHTLDDGILFGMVGAYDWDGGVLKEGTNGRIVPSREAFESEFPLELKNHAAYLGYTVTSVIIGDWKRVYVAGAPRFKHKGKVILFELSDEGDVNIVQALNGEQIGSYFGSEVCGLDIDQDGITDVLLVAAPMYLGSGNKEAGRVYIYTLNGVRQQQHGSITFISVIMKTFLSYTTMNDIPVFLLQGLLLPSTHLSLFPPLRVSQEDIFVSNGTLKSNNKSQDARFGYALAPTPDLNHDGFTDLLVGAPLEDEHRGAIYVYHGDGIYVIHNYKQRIAASSVSPSLQYFGRSLNAQLDLDGDDLIDLAVGAQGSAVLLSSRSIVQINVSLSFQPHSINVIQKTCQRGGRESACLNATACFTAVSRSPRPRSNSFDLWVRAMLDDRKLSARALFDDSSHRQTQLAVRAQTGKTLCYRLPFHVYDTADYIRPISFSLWFKINNTESGPVLDEGWPTTINKSIPFFKDCGEDDVCTTDLVLQAHMDISGTRQKPYVIRSPRRRLAVEVQLQNRLENAYNTSLTLHYSRNLHFSSLSIREVAHFKIECTALSANSHSCNVSYPVFRSQSKVNFLLEFEFSCTSLHNQVKMKLHASSDSVERQDTLGDNSVQLQTFVQYEPDLFVSSESNLNRYEVHPTRTMSEAIGPEFYTHLRLQNLGCYSVSNLELRLHLPSVAAGDRVFMTVTDVFSINVTVNCSVLSDAAQLKARQGDVRPLHPEDMMQDDMLNCSRSWCTEVVCQVKQLPRGKDAIIRVSRRVHDDFFRNAKYKSVKIIGVYRLTAQETNLITLSAGTVWRETVLEVLKGRAIPISLWILIGSIIGGLLLLALIIFILWKLGFFTRKQREEDENHED; this is encoded by the exons ATGGAGCTGCGTAAATACCTGTTGTGCCTGGAGTTTATCCTCCTCCTTAAAG agctttgtcagtgtttcaaCATAGATGTAAAGCACCCGCGCATATTCACCGGTCCAGAGGACGCGCTGTTCGGCTTCTCCGTCTTGCAGCATGAAGCAGATGGAGAGAAATC GATGCTGGTTGGTGCTCCCTGGGACGGGCCGCCCAACAACAGGAAAGGAGATGTGTACAAATGCAGCGTGGGACGGGAGAAGAACTCAAGCTGCAATAAAGTGAATCTAG GTGAGACGGCTCTCCAGAACGTTTCTAAAAATCTGAGGAATTCTCACTTGGGAATGACCCTCACACCAACTTCACCTGATGGCTTCCTG GCATGTGCTCCACTGTGGTCACAAGAGTGTGGTACATCTATGTTCAGCACTGGCATCTGTGCCTCAGTCAGCGATGACCTAGAACCAAGAGAGACAAtcgctccaacagcacaaa GGTGCTCGACGTACATGGACATCGTGATCGTGCTGGATGGCTCCAACAGCATCTACCCCTGGTACGAGGTCCAAAACTTCCTCAGTAACATCCTCAGCAAGTTCCACATCAGCTCAGACCAGATGCAG GTTGGTATTCTGCAGTATGGTGAGGTAGCTGTTCACGAGTGGTCTCTGAAGGACTACCAGACCACACAGGAGGTAGTGGAGGCCGCCAAGAACATCAGCCGACAGGAGGGACGGGAGACGCGCACGGCATATGCGATTGAAACAGCCTG CACAGAGGCTTTCAGTCCTGAGCGTGGAGCGAGGGAGGGTGCCACCAAGGTGATGATCGTAGTCACAGATGGAGAGTCCCACGATGGCGATGAACTAGAAGGTGCTCTGGAGAAGTGCGAAGAAAGAAACATCACCCGATACGCCATCGCT GTCCTGGGTCATTACATCCGGAGACAGCAAGACCCTGAAACTTTCATTAAGGAGATCAAGTTCATCGCCAGCGACCCTGATGACAAATATTTTTTCAATGTTACGGACGAAGCTGCGCTCAACGACATTGTTGATGCACTGGGAGATCGCATCTTCACTCTTGAAG GTACGCTGGGTTACAACGAGAGCTCGTTCCACATGGAGATGTCTCAGATCGGCTTCTCCACGCACACTCTAGAT GATGGCATTTTGTTTGGCATGGTGGGGGCCTATGACTGGGATGGGGGCGTGTTGAAAGAAGGGACCAATGGGCGAATCGTGCCATCCAGAGAGGCCTTTGAAAGCGAGTTTCCTCTGGAGCTCAAAAATCATGCTGCTTATTTAG GTTACACGGTGACCTCTGTGATAATTGGTGACTGGAAGAGGGTGTATGTAGCTGGAGCTCCTCGATTCAAACACAAAGGCAAAGTCATTCTGTTTGAACTCAGCGATGAAGGCGATGTCAACATTGTGCAGGCGCTTAATGGAGAGCAG ATTGGCTCGTATTTCGGCAGTGAAGTGTGTGGGCTAGACATCGACCAGGATGGCATCACTGATGTCCTTCTGGTTGCTGCTCCAATGTACCTTGGGTCAGGAAACAAGGAGGCTGGACGAGTCTACATCTACACTCTCAATGGAGTaagacagcagcagcatggaTCGATCACCTTCATATCAGTTATTATGAAAACATTCCTGTCATATACAACAATGAATGATATCCCTGTTTTTCTCCTACAGGGTCTCCTGttaccatccactcatctttctttgtttcctcctcTTCGTGTCTCACAGGAGGACATTTTTGTATCCAATGGAACGCTGAAGTCAAACAATAAGTCCCAGGATGCCAGGTTTGGTTATGCACTGGCACCCACTCCAGATCTGAACCATGATGGCTTCACGGATCTGCTGGTGGGAGCCCCACTGGAGGATGAACACCGGGGGGCCATCTATGTTTATCACGGAGACGGTATTTATGTCATCCACAACTATAAACAG CGGATAGCTGCATCATCAGTTTCCCCCTCCCTGCAGTATTTTGGCCGAAGTTTGAATGCTCAATTGGATTTGGATGGAGATGACCTAATAGACTTGGCAGTGGGAGCGCAGGGAAGTGCTGTACTGCTCAG CTCTCGCAGCATCGTCCAGATCAATGTGAGTCTGTCCTTCCAGCCGCACTCCATTAATGTCATTCAGAAGACCTGCCAGAGAGGAGGCAGAGAATCCGCCTGTCTCAATGCCACCGCCTGCTTTACAGCCGTGTCCCGCTCCCCAAGACCACGCAGCAACAGTTTTG ATCTGTGGGTGCGGGCCATGTTGGATGACAGGAAGTTGTCAGCACGGGCGCTGTTTGATGACAGCTCCCACCGACAGACCCAGCTGGCTGTACGAGCCCAGACAGGGAAAACTCTGTGCTACAGACTTCCCTTCCATGTCTAT GACACAGCAGATTACATTCGTCCTATCAGCTTCTCACTGTGGTTTAAGATCAACAACACAGAAAGTGGTCCCGTGCTGGATGAAGGGTGGCCGACTACTATCAACAAATCT ATCCCATTTTTTAAAGACTGTGGTGAGGATGATGTGTGTACAACTGACCTGGTGCTACAGGCACACATGGACATCTCTGGGACAAG ACAAAAGCCTTATGTGATTCGCAGCCCTCGTAGGCGTCTGGCAGTGGAGGTGCAGCTTCAGAACAGACTGGAAAACGCCTACAACACCAGCCTGACGCTGCACTACTCACGCAACCTCCACTTCTCCAGCCTTAGCATCAGG GAGGTTGCCCACTTCAAGATCGAGTGCACAGCTCTTAGCGCCAACAGCCACTCATGCAATGTCAGTTATCCAGTATTTCGCTCCCAGTCAAAG GTTAACTTCCTGTTGGAGTTTGAATTCAGCTGTACATCTTTGCACAATCAAGTGAAAATGAAGCTCCATGCATCCAG TGACAGTGTGGAGAGACAAGACACTTTGGGGGACAacagtgttcagctccagactTTTGTTCAGTATGAACCAGACCTTTTTGTTAGCAG TGAATCTAATTTGAACCGCTATGAGGTCCATCCTACTCGGACAATGTCGGAAGCAATTGGACCAGAATTCTACACACATCTCAGG cTGCAGAATCTCGGCTGTTACTCTGTGAGTAATCTGGAGCTGCGTCTGCATCTGCCCTCTGTGGCTGCAGGTGACAGAGTCTTCATGACTGTCACCGATGTCTTCTCAATAAAC GTCACGGTGAACTGCAGCGTGCTCAGTGATGCAGCACAGCTGAAGGCCAGACAGGGAGATGTGCGCCCCCTTCATCCTGAAGACATGATGCAGGATGACATGTTG AACTGCAGCAGGTCATGGTGCACAGAGGTCGTGTGCCAAGTCAAGCAGCTTCCGAGAGGAAAGGATGCCATCATTCGGGTCAGCCGCAGAGTTCATGATgattttttcagaaat GCCAAATATAAGTCAGTGAAGATAATAGGCGTATATCGACTCACAGCTCAGGAGACTAACCTCATTACTTTGAGCGCAGGAACAGTCTGGAGGGAG ACTGTGCTGGAAGTGCTGAAAGGCCGAGCTATTCCCATCTCGCTCTGGATTCTGATTGGTAGCATCATAGGGGGTTTGCTGCTGCTGGCCCTCATTATTTTCATACTGTGGAAG ctTGGATTCTTCACACGCAAACAGAGAGAAGAGGATGAAAACCATGAGGACTGA
- the itga10 gene encoding integrin alpha-10 isoform X2, translating into MELRKYLLCLEFILLLKELCQCFNIDVKHPRIFTGPEDALFGFSVLQHEADGEKSMLVGAPWDGPPNNRKGDVYKCSVGREKNSSCNKVNLGETALQNVSKNLRNSHLGMTLTPTSPDGFLACAPLWSQECGTSMFSTGICASVSDDLEPRETIAPTAQRCSTYMDIVIVLDGSNSIYPWYEVQNFLSNILSKFHISSDQMQVGILQYGEVAVHEWSLKDYQTTQEVVEAAKNISRQEGRETRTAYAIETACTEAFSPERGAREGATKVMIVVTDGESHDGDELEGALEKCEERNITRYAIAVLGHYIRRQQDPETFIKEIKFIASDPDDKYFFNVTDEAALNDIVDALGDRIFTLEGTLGYNESSFHMEMSQIGFSTHTLDDGILFGMVGAYDWDGGVLKEGTNGRIVPSREAFESEFPLELKNHAAYLGYTVTSVIIGDWKRVYVAGAPRFKHKGKVILFELSDEGDVNIVQALNGEQIGSYFGSEVCGLDIDQDGITDVLLVAAPMYLGSGNKEAGRVYIYTLNGEDIFVSNGTLKSNNKSQDARFGYALAPTPDLNHDGFTDLLVGAPLEDEHRGAIYVYHGDGIYVIHNYKQRIAASSVSPSLQYFGRSLNAQLDLDGDDLIDLAVGAQGSAVLLSSRSIVQINVSLSFQPHSINVIQKTCQRGGRESACLNATACFTAVSRSPRPRSNSFDLWVRAMLDDRKLSARALFDDSSHRQTQLAVRAQTGKTLCYRLPFHVYDTADYIRPISFSLWFKINNTESGPVLDEGWPTTINKSIPFFKDCGEDDVCTTDLVLQAHMDISGTRQKPYVIRSPRRRLAVEVQLQNRLENAYNTSLTLHYSRNLHFSSLSIREVAHFKIECTALSANSHSCNVSYPVFRSQSKVNFLLEFEFSCTSLHNQVKMKLHASSDSVERQDTLGDNSVQLQTFVQYEPDLFVSSESNLNRYEVHPTRTMSEAIGPEFYTHLRLQNLGCYSVSNLELRLHLPSVAAGDRVFMTVTDVFSINVTVNCSVLSDAAQLKARQGDVRPLHPEDMMQDDMLNCSRSWCTEVVCQVKQLPRGKDAIIRVSRRVHDDFFRNAKYKSVKIIGVYRLTAQETNLITLSAGTVWRETVLEVLKGRAIPISLWILIGSIIGGLLLLALIIFILWKLGFFTRKQREEDENHED; encoded by the exons ATGGAGCTGCGTAAATACCTGTTGTGCCTGGAGTTTATCCTCCTCCTTAAAG agctttgtcagtgtttcaaCATAGATGTAAAGCACCCGCGCATATTCACCGGTCCAGAGGACGCGCTGTTCGGCTTCTCCGTCTTGCAGCATGAAGCAGATGGAGAGAAATC GATGCTGGTTGGTGCTCCCTGGGACGGGCCGCCCAACAACAGGAAAGGAGATGTGTACAAATGCAGCGTGGGACGGGAGAAGAACTCAAGCTGCAATAAAGTGAATCTAG GTGAGACGGCTCTCCAGAACGTTTCTAAAAATCTGAGGAATTCTCACTTGGGAATGACCCTCACACCAACTTCACCTGATGGCTTCCTG GCATGTGCTCCACTGTGGTCACAAGAGTGTGGTACATCTATGTTCAGCACTGGCATCTGTGCCTCAGTCAGCGATGACCTAGAACCAAGAGAGACAAtcgctccaacagcacaaa GGTGCTCGACGTACATGGACATCGTGATCGTGCTGGATGGCTCCAACAGCATCTACCCCTGGTACGAGGTCCAAAACTTCCTCAGTAACATCCTCAGCAAGTTCCACATCAGCTCAGACCAGATGCAG GTTGGTATTCTGCAGTATGGTGAGGTAGCTGTTCACGAGTGGTCTCTGAAGGACTACCAGACCACACAGGAGGTAGTGGAGGCCGCCAAGAACATCAGCCGACAGGAGGGACGGGAGACGCGCACGGCATATGCGATTGAAACAGCCTG CACAGAGGCTTTCAGTCCTGAGCGTGGAGCGAGGGAGGGTGCCACCAAGGTGATGATCGTAGTCACAGATGGAGAGTCCCACGATGGCGATGAACTAGAAGGTGCTCTGGAGAAGTGCGAAGAAAGAAACATCACCCGATACGCCATCGCT GTCCTGGGTCATTACATCCGGAGACAGCAAGACCCTGAAACTTTCATTAAGGAGATCAAGTTCATCGCCAGCGACCCTGATGACAAATATTTTTTCAATGTTACGGACGAAGCTGCGCTCAACGACATTGTTGATGCACTGGGAGATCGCATCTTCACTCTTGAAG GTACGCTGGGTTACAACGAGAGCTCGTTCCACATGGAGATGTCTCAGATCGGCTTCTCCACGCACACTCTAGAT GATGGCATTTTGTTTGGCATGGTGGGGGCCTATGACTGGGATGGGGGCGTGTTGAAAGAAGGGACCAATGGGCGAATCGTGCCATCCAGAGAGGCCTTTGAAAGCGAGTTTCCTCTGGAGCTCAAAAATCATGCTGCTTATTTAG GTTACACGGTGACCTCTGTGATAATTGGTGACTGGAAGAGGGTGTATGTAGCTGGAGCTCCTCGATTCAAACACAAAGGCAAAGTCATTCTGTTTGAACTCAGCGATGAAGGCGATGTCAACATTGTGCAGGCGCTTAATGGAGAGCAG ATTGGCTCGTATTTCGGCAGTGAAGTGTGTGGGCTAGACATCGACCAGGATGGCATCACTGATGTCCTTCTGGTTGCTGCTCCAATGTACCTTGGGTCAGGAAACAAGGAGGCTGGACGAGTCTACATCTACACTCTCAATGGA GAGGACATTTTTGTATCCAATGGAACGCTGAAGTCAAACAATAAGTCCCAGGATGCCAGGTTTGGTTATGCACTGGCACCCACTCCAGATCTGAACCATGATGGCTTCACGGATCTGCTGGTGGGAGCCCCACTGGAGGATGAACACCGGGGGGCCATCTATGTTTATCACGGAGACGGTATTTATGTCATCCACAACTATAAACAG CGGATAGCTGCATCATCAGTTTCCCCCTCCCTGCAGTATTTTGGCCGAAGTTTGAATGCTCAATTGGATTTGGATGGAGATGACCTAATAGACTTGGCAGTGGGAGCGCAGGGAAGTGCTGTACTGCTCAG CTCTCGCAGCATCGTCCAGATCAATGTGAGTCTGTCCTTCCAGCCGCACTCCATTAATGTCATTCAGAAGACCTGCCAGAGAGGAGGCAGAGAATCCGCCTGTCTCAATGCCACCGCCTGCTTTACAGCCGTGTCCCGCTCCCCAAGACCACGCAGCAACAGTTTTG ATCTGTGGGTGCGGGCCATGTTGGATGACAGGAAGTTGTCAGCACGGGCGCTGTTTGATGACAGCTCCCACCGACAGACCCAGCTGGCTGTACGAGCCCAGACAGGGAAAACTCTGTGCTACAGACTTCCCTTCCATGTCTAT GACACAGCAGATTACATTCGTCCTATCAGCTTCTCACTGTGGTTTAAGATCAACAACACAGAAAGTGGTCCCGTGCTGGATGAAGGGTGGCCGACTACTATCAACAAATCT ATCCCATTTTTTAAAGACTGTGGTGAGGATGATGTGTGTACAACTGACCTGGTGCTACAGGCACACATGGACATCTCTGGGACAAG ACAAAAGCCTTATGTGATTCGCAGCCCTCGTAGGCGTCTGGCAGTGGAGGTGCAGCTTCAGAACAGACTGGAAAACGCCTACAACACCAGCCTGACGCTGCACTACTCACGCAACCTCCACTTCTCCAGCCTTAGCATCAGG GAGGTTGCCCACTTCAAGATCGAGTGCACAGCTCTTAGCGCCAACAGCCACTCATGCAATGTCAGTTATCCAGTATTTCGCTCCCAGTCAAAG GTTAACTTCCTGTTGGAGTTTGAATTCAGCTGTACATCTTTGCACAATCAAGTGAAAATGAAGCTCCATGCATCCAG TGACAGTGTGGAGAGACAAGACACTTTGGGGGACAacagtgttcagctccagactTTTGTTCAGTATGAACCAGACCTTTTTGTTAGCAG TGAATCTAATTTGAACCGCTATGAGGTCCATCCTACTCGGACAATGTCGGAAGCAATTGGACCAGAATTCTACACACATCTCAGG cTGCAGAATCTCGGCTGTTACTCTGTGAGTAATCTGGAGCTGCGTCTGCATCTGCCCTCTGTGGCTGCAGGTGACAGAGTCTTCATGACTGTCACCGATGTCTTCTCAATAAAC GTCACGGTGAACTGCAGCGTGCTCAGTGATGCAGCACAGCTGAAGGCCAGACAGGGAGATGTGCGCCCCCTTCATCCTGAAGACATGATGCAGGATGACATGTTG AACTGCAGCAGGTCATGGTGCACAGAGGTCGTGTGCCAAGTCAAGCAGCTTCCGAGAGGAAAGGATGCCATCATTCGGGTCAGCCGCAGAGTTCATGATgattttttcagaaat GCCAAATATAAGTCAGTGAAGATAATAGGCGTATATCGACTCACAGCTCAGGAGACTAACCTCATTACTTTGAGCGCAGGAACAGTCTGGAGGGAG ACTGTGCTGGAAGTGCTGAAAGGCCGAGCTATTCCCATCTCGCTCTGGATTCTGATTGGTAGCATCATAGGGGGTTTGCTGCTGCTGGCCCTCATTATTTTCATACTGTGGAAG ctTGGATTCTTCACACGCAAACAGAGAGAAGAGGATGAAAACCATGAGGACTGA